The following are encoded together in the Ignavibacteriales bacterium genome:
- a CDS encoding OmpH family outer membrane protein — translation MKKISLLITCAFLFFAGSSIAQLKIGYVDSDTIMENLPDAQDANQKLDALVKEWQTELSKLEQEWKTKYDDYDKRKLIMTDQTRAETEQELVKLEKQVGEFREKKFGNNGELFQKQDEIMKPVQNKVFNAITDIAKEEELDFVFDRSGDVLLLYAKEEYDITAKVLERLKLE, via the coding sequence ATGAAAAAAATCTCTTTGCTTATTACTTGTGCATTTCTTTTTTTTGCTGGATCATCAATTGCACAGTTAAAAATTGGTTATGTTGATTCGGATACAATTATGGAGAACCTTCCTGATGCCCAGGATGCAAATCAGAAGCTGGATGCTTTGGTTAAGGAGTGGCAAACAGAACTTTCCAAACTCGAGCAGGAATGGAAAACCAAGTATGATGATTACGATAAGAGAAAATTAATAATGACGGATCAAACCCGTGCCGAAACTGAGCAGGAACTTGTTAAACTTGAGAAGCAGGTGGGTGAATTCCGCGAAAAGAAATTCGGGAATAATGGTGAACTTTTTCAGAAGCAGGATGAAATAATGAAACCTGTCCAGAATAAAGTATTTAATGCTATCACCGATATTGCTAAAGAAGAAGAGCTTGATTTTGTTTTCGATCGCAGCGGCGATGTACTTCTGCTTTATGCTAAAGAAGAGTATGATATTACTGCAAAAGTTTTAGAGAGATTAAAGCTCGAATAA
- the lpxD gene encoding UDP-3-O-(3-hydroxymyristoyl)glucosamine N-acyltransferase: MKIKIRDIASLIGGSIFGDDKLEIRRLSKIEEASDGGLTFLYLPAYEKYFTSTKASAIIVKPGFNKTRDNITYIECADPNKAFAKILIHYFTPDFPLAGIDSTAFIHPLAKIGCNVAIGKNVVISADCRIGDNTKIFHNSVLLEKVSIGSDSVIFQNVSIREECKLGNRVIIHAGAVIGSDGFGYVTDEKGVYNKIPQIGNVILEDDVEIGANVTIDRAALGSTILKRGVKIDNLVQIAHNVVVGEDTVMSAQTGISGSAKIGKHCIFAGQVGVVGHIEIGDNVIVIAQSGVSKSISKPGMYFGSPTKEFGHAKRIEAHLRNLPEYVEKIKMLEKEISILKEKIDSEK; this comes from the coding sequence ATGAAAATTAAAATAAGGGATATTGCCTCCTTAATTGGAGGCAGCATTTTCGGTGATGATAAACTTGAAATACGGCGACTTTCAAAAATTGAAGAAGCATCTGACGGCGGTTTAACTTTTCTTTACTTGCCCGCATATGAAAAGTATTTTACTTCTACAAAAGCTTCCGCTATAATTGTTAAACCTGGATTCAATAAAACCAGAGATAATATAACTTATATCGAATGTGCCGATCCGAATAAAGCATTCGCAAAAATTTTAATTCACTACTTCACTCCGGATTTCCCGCTTGCGGGCATTGATTCTACAGCCTTTATTCATCCCTTAGCCAAAATAGGCTGCAACGTTGCGATTGGTAAAAATGTTGTCATCTCTGCTGATTGTAGAATAGGAGATAACACAAAAATCTTTCACAATTCAGTATTACTTGAAAAGGTCTCCATCGGCAGTGACTCTGTTATTTTTCAAAATGTCAGCATCAGAGAAGAATGCAAATTAGGAAACAGAGTAATTATTCATGCAGGTGCAGTTATAGGATCTGATGGCTTTGGATATGTTACGGACGAAAAAGGTGTTTATAACAAAATTCCTCAAATTGGAAATGTAATTTTGGAAGATGATGTGGAAATTGGTGCGAATGTTACAATTGATCGCGCAGCACTTGGCTCAACAATTTTAAAACGAGGGGTTAAGATAGATAACCTTGTTCAAATAGCTCATAATGTTGTAGTTGGAGAAGATACTGTAATGTCGGCTCAAACTGGAATCTCTGGAAGTGCCAAAATTGGGAAGCATTGCATTTTTGCCGGGCAGGTGGGGGTTGTTGGTCATATTGAAATTGGTGATAATGTAATCGTAATTGCTCAGTCCGGCGTATCAAAATCAATTAGTAAACCCGGTATGTACTTCGGAAGCCCGACAAAAGAGTTCGGCCATGCAAAACGAATAGAGGCACATCTTCGAAATCTTCCGGAGTACGTGGAGAAAATAAAAATGCTGGAAAAAGAGATTTCTATTCTCAAAGAAAAAATCGATAGTGAAAAATAG
- a CDS encoding bifunctional UDP-3-O-[3-hydroxymyristoyl] N-acetylglucosamine deacetylase/3-hydroxyacyl-ACP dehydratase: protein MLELQRTISQSMTISGVGLHTGTFCTMTFKPAPENYGIRFIRLDLGGRPEISATADNVVDVSRGTTLGIGEAKVYTVEHVLAAIVGLQIDNIIIELDGIEPPIGDGSAMPYVEPLLKAGFQQQEAPKDYLIIDQTVMYHNEEKQIDIVALPLDSYRVTVMVDYQNPALGSQHTGMFDLEKEFVNDFAPARTFCFLSEIEQLVNAGLIKGGDIDNAIVIVDRNPSQPELDTLSEKLGIQNKLTLGENGILNNVKVRFKNEPVRHKLLDLLGDLALIGAPIKAQILAARPGHRANVEFAKMVRKLYQQKKLVKKYQFVKTEGVVFDINAIQRILPHRYPFLLVDKIIHLELDKKVIGVKSVTVNEPFFVGHFPGQPIMPGVLIIEAMAQTGGVLLLNAFINPAEKLVYFMQINNAKFRKPVVPGDQLVLEIELTSKKSKVVMMSGKAFVNETLVAEADFMAGVVDREQSMKDQN, encoded by the coding sequence ATGCTTGAGCTACAAAGAACTATTTCGCAATCAATGACTATTTCAGGGGTGGGGTTACACACAGGAACGTTTTGCACAATGACTTTCAAACCTGCACCCGAAAATTATGGAATCAGATTTATTCGCCTGGATCTGGGCGGAAGACCAGAAATTTCAGCTACGGCTGATAATGTAGTTGATGTTTCCCGCGGAACAACTCTTGGAATTGGTGAAGCGAAAGTTTATACTGTTGAGCATGTTTTGGCTGCTATTGTAGGTCTTCAAATTGATAATATAATTATTGAACTAGATGGGATCGAACCTCCTATTGGTGATGGCAGCGCGATGCCTTATGTAGAGCCATTATTAAAAGCCGGCTTTCAGCAGCAGGAAGCACCAAAAGATTATTTGATAATTGATCAAACGGTAATGTACCACAACGAAGAAAAACAAATTGATATAGTTGCACTTCCACTTGATAGTTATCGCGTAACCGTAATGGTCGATTATCAGAATCCGGCTTTGGGAAGTCAGCACACCGGTATGTTCGATCTTGAAAAAGAATTTGTAAATGATTTTGCACCGGCAAGAACTTTTTGTTTCCTAAGTGAGATAGAACAATTAGTCAATGCTGGTTTAATTAAGGGTGGTGATATAGACAATGCAATCGTAATTGTTGATCGAAATCCTTCTCAGCCGGAACTTGATACTCTTAGCGAAAAACTTGGAATACAAAATAAGCTAACGCTTGGCGAAAATGGAATATTAAATAATGTCAAAGTCAGATTTAAAAATGAACCCGTGCGGCACAAGCTTCTCGATTTGCTTGGCGACCTTGCTCTAATCGGCGCACCAATCAAAGCTCAAATACTTGCGGCAAGACCCGGTCATAGAGCCAATGTCGAATTTGCAAAGATGGTTCGAAAACTATATCAGCAGAAGAAACTAGTTAAAAAATATCAGTTTGTTAAAACTGAAGGCGTTGTCTTCGATATAAATGCAATTCAACGAATACTTCCTCATCGTTATCCCTTTTTACTTGTTGATAAGATTATTCACCTCGAACTTGATAAGAAAGTGATCGGAGTTAAATCTGTTACTGTTAACGAACCCTTTTTTGTGGGGCATTTTCCGGGTCAGCCAATTATGCCCGGAGTACTGATCATCGAAGCTATGGCTCAAACGGGAGGGGTGCTGCTTCTCAATGCGTTTATTAATCCAGCAGAAAAATTAGTTTATTTTATGCAGATAAATAATGCTAAATTCAGAAAGCCGGTTGTGCCGGGCGACCAATTGGTTCTGGAAATAGAATTGACAAGCAAGAAAAGCAAAGTTGTGATGATGAGCGGGAAAGCTTTCGTAAATGAAACTTTGGTAGCCGAAGCTGATTTTATGGCGGGTGTTGTTGATAGAGAACAATCAATGAAGGATCAGAATTAG
- the lpxA gene encoding acyl-ACP--UDP-N-acetylglucosamine O-acyltransferase, translating into MNQIHPTSIVSLKAKLGDRIIIHPYTIIEDDVEIGDDCEVGPFAVLYNGARIGNRVKIKQSASIANAPQDIGYKNEPTNFYVGDDSIIHEFVALHRGTKSTGKSEVGKNCYLMAYSHVAHDCIVGDNVILANGVQLAGHVHIENYVTIGGLTPVHQFCTVGQHSMIGGGFRITQDLPPYILAAGYPLKFSGLNVIGLRRRGFSNEDIFALKKAYGYIYDNSLNVSQAKTKIENEMIENKFVKNVIEFINNSKRGLIGK; encoded by the coding sequence ATGAATCAAATTCACCCCACCTCTATAGTTAGTCTAAAAGCAAAACTTGGTGATAGAATTATCATTCACCCTTACACCATAATCGAAGATGATGTCGAAATAGGCGACGATTGCGAAGTCGGTCCTTTTGCCGTGCTTTATAACGGAGCAAGAATTGGTAACAGAGTTAAGATAAAACAATCAGCCTCGATAGCAAATGCGCCTCAGGATATCGGTTACAAAAATGAACCCACAAATTTTTATGTCGGAGATGATAGTATTATTCACGAGTTTGTTGCATTACATAGAGGGACTAAATCAACAGGCAAGTCTGAGGTTGGTAAAAATTGTTACTTGATGGCTTACTCCCACGTTGCTCATGACTGCATTGTCGGAGATAATGTAATACTTGCTAATGGAGTGCAGCTTGCCGGTCATGTGCATATTGAAAATTATGTGACTATTGGTGGATTAACCCCAGTTCATCAGTTTTGCACTGTTGGTCAACATTCCATGATTGGCGGCGGTTTTAGAATTACACAGGATCTGCCTCCGTACATTCTTGCCGCAGGCTACCCGTTAAAGTTTTCGGGATTAAATGTTATCGGTTTAAGAAGAAGAGGCTTTTCAAACGAAGATATTTTCGCATTAAAAAAAGCTTATGGATATATTTATGATAATTCGTTAAATGTCTCCCAGGCAAAAACTAAAATTGAAAATGAGATGATAGAA